AATAATATTAGCGCCTGCTCTATAAGCATCCAAGGCATTTGCTAAAGCTAACCCTTTATCATTATGGCAATGTACTTCTATTTGTGGATATAAACCACGATTTTCTAGTTCTTCTTTCAGAGTTTTTACATAAAAATAAATGCTGCGATGGGGATGGAAAGGTGTTGTATAACCAGTTGTATCAGCTATGCTAATTATATTCGCTCCTGCCTTGATCGCTGCGGTGGCTGCCTCAATCACATTTTCTATAGGCGATCGCACCGTATCTTCTGGTGTGTACCTTATTAATAAATCGGGTTTTTGCTCTTTTGCATAAGTTATTACTTCCACAATTTTATCAATTGCTGTTTCTAAACAGATGTTGTAATCCTGTTGTAATCTTTTCTGGGAAACACTAAAAAATACACCTAAAAAATCTACGTTGCAGTCTAAAGCCATCTGTACATTATCTATTCTACAAAGCGAATGAGCGCCAATCTTAGCTTGAAGTCCAGCCTGGGCAATTTGCTTTATAGCTAAGGCAATCTCACTATGTACAGCCGGATTACCAACTTCGATAATATCAACCCCAATCAGATCTAAAAACTGGGCTATTACTAACTTTGTTTTAGGAGAAAAATAAACTCCAGGAGTTTGTTCTCCTTCTCTTAAAGTCGAGTCAAGGATTTTAATCATGTCTACTATCAATTTAGGAAAATTATTTGCAAAAATTTACCAAAGATTTAACCTGATGACCTTTGCATTTTAATATACCAAAATACAAATAATGGTTAATACAGGATTAATTAATCTCCTCGTTCTTAAAATAAATTTTTGCCTACCTAACTTATTTATTTAGGATAAATTAACTAAGTAATTATTAGCGCAATATCCTGACATTTCGGTAACTTTTTACATAAAGCCACAAAAACTTATACATAAATTATTAAAAATATAAGAGCAAAATATACACACTAGTGCAGATTACCGCAAATACAAACAAAAATACGTACTAATAATTTTAGTCTGAACGTTTCTAATGTCCGCTGATACTAAATTCGCAAGCAATTTAGTGGAACTTTCTGCTTCACCATATCAGCCAAAAGTCCCCTCAGTCGCTTAACACCAAGGGGATGCACTTTCTCAATACAGTATTTACAAAATTTCATACCGTTGGATACAGTTGACCAATGCAAAAATTATGCTATGATCATCTGCGGCGATACAAGGTAGAAACAAAGAAACCAGTGAACGGTCTTTAGTAGTACCCGTGTTGTCTTTCTGGCTCTGGCTGTACCACAGCGAAGTTTGATCCATCGTACAAGTAGCGGCTTGCTTCTTCCTCCAGGCGATGAATCAGATAAGCCTCAATGGCGTTGCTTTGTCGCAGTGCGGCTAGATATCCATCCAAATACATCCGCATATCATCCATACGATAACCGCGATTCCATAACTCGACGAAGGCGTCGGTGAGTCTTTGGTAATAACGGATGGTTTGTGTGTCTTGGAGCATAACTGCTGTTTTAATCTCTTGGGAATGAGAATTGTATATGATTCACGCTCGAAAGTGAAGTATGACTTCCTTCTTAAGTATTAACCCAAAGTTAAGATATTGACGTTGGGTCTGACCCCTCAACAGATGAAAACTTAATTAGATCGTATTCTAGAAAACGTAGAATAGGATTATTTGGTAAACTAATTTTATGATTTGGCCTCCAAATTTGGTTGATTTGCTTATGGGCAGATAGAGCAAGTTAGTCACAACAAAATCTCATCTGCTTGCACCATCAGGGTGACAGAATCAACAAAGGTAAAAACCATCTTCTTTAAAGATAGTCTACCTATTTTACCATACTCCATTAGGAGGATGCTTAACCGAAAAAAAATTTTCCTTAACTAATCAGAGATAGGAAAGTGAAAATTAACCAAAATTAAGCTTATTTAAATTTATGGACAGGTTTTCTTTGAGGAAATGTAAAGATAATATCAATTGAAGTAACAAAGACTACAAAACCTTGAGCTTGAGCTTGTTAATTTGAGAGTCATCGACGCTAAGGGGTCTTGCCACTGTGGGATCGGTTTGTATTGAAATCGTTGAGGGGAATCCCCATCTGAGGTCGTTGCTGGGTTGGCACTTGCAACAACTGGAATACCGAGTACATCAAGCCGCCAGTATATATCAAGCAAGGGAAGTGTTTTTAAGCCATCAACCAACCCTAGTCATTCTAGATGCGGACTTACAAGATGGTGACGGTATCGAGTTTTGCCGTTGGTTGCATCGTCAGCAACAGCCTTTAATTCTCATGTTATCTGCCCGCAACAATGAAGCTGATATAGTTGCCGGTTTAAAAGCCGGAGCAGATGATTACTTAAGTAAACCTTTTGGGATGCAAGAGTTTCTAGCTAGGGTAGAAGCACTAATTCGCCGCAAGCGGACACCAACTGCACCGGCTTACTTGGATTATGGCACTTTACAAATCGATTTGGTACAGCGCCGGGTCCGTTTTCAAGGGGAGTTTATCGATTTAACACCCCAGGAATTTAGTTTGCTGTATGTTTTGGCGCAAGCAGGTGGAATACCTTTGAGTAGGTCAGAATTACTGCGGCGTGCTTGGCCGGACGCTATTGATAATCCGCGTACCATTGACACCCATGTTTTATCACTACGCAAAAAAGTGGAACTTGATCCGCGTCAACCCAATTTAATTCAAACTATCCGCAATGTCGGATACAGATTTAACATGGAAATTTTAAACGCCAATGTTCCACAATCACAAACAAAGTTAGCTAAAGAGAGATTCACCAATCCACGTTCTACCCTTGCTACTCAAAGCACTTAGGATGAGGAGACAGGTGACAGGTGACAGTTAAGAAGCAGGGGAGCAGGGTGTAGGGAGCAAGGGAGAAATTTTTTCCCAATCACCTATTACCAATTACCAATCACCCATTACCACTTTAAATCCATTCCTCCGATGCTTGATGTTCTGCTGCTATCAAGCTGGTTTTTAAGTCATCCCAGTCTATCTCAGGGGCTGGGTGGTTTGCCAACATTTGACCTTGCTGAAGATGTAATAAGCGGGTGCTGAATTTTTGGGCTAGGTCAAGTTGGTGATTAATCATCAAAATCGCGGTTGCAGGGGTTTGTGTAGGGGTTTGAGTTAGTTGGGTGAGGATATTCATCAAACGGGAAGCTTTACCAGGGTCTAAGCCTGAATTAGGCTCGTCTAGAAGTAAAATTTTGGGTTGGATGACCAAGGCACGAGCGATCGCTACTAATTGTCTCTGTCCGGCTGAAAGTTGTACTTCAGTGCGTCCTAACCATAGATCAGGAATTTGCAGTTGTTCTTGCCAATAACCGACTCGTTCCTGAATTTGCTGTTTGGACAAGCCGCGCAAAATTAAAGGATAAGCTAAGGCTTCCCCAACTGTCATCCCCAACAGCTTAGATTCTTGCTGTACAAGCGTCACCTGTTGACGTAGCTGGATGACAGGAATTTGGTGATACTCCTGATTTTCTAAATAAATTTTACCGCTGCTAGGTTCCGTTAAACGGTTGATGAGACGTAACAAAGAAGTTTTACCAGCACCAGCAGAACCAACAATAGTGATGCGATCACCAGGAAATACCTGAAAAGAAATATCCTGTAAAATCGGGTATCCAGGTAAATTACTTTGAGCCTGACTTTTCAGCCTCGTAAACAGATTAACTTGCTCTAGCCTGAGCATAGAAAATAAGGTTGTGGGGTGATGGGGAGCAGAGGAGCAGGGGAGATTAACTAATGACAAATGACCAATTACCCATTACCCAAAATAGCAGTATTAATAGTCCAAGCATCTACCAATAACAGTAACAGAGTACAACAAAATAAAATCACATACATCCAAGGTTGGGCTAAAGGACGGACATCTGTAGTATCAATACCTGTTTTTGCTTGCACAATATTTACCAACCTATTAAAACCAGCTACACGCATGGGTAGTAAATAGGCTTTTCCGTCTTGACTGAGAAAATAATAAACTAAACCGCCTTGACCAGTGGTGCGGGGTTTTAAGCTTTTAACATCTGACCAAGATAAAGACCAACCTTTGCGAAAAAAGCGCGGAACCCAAACTGGGTAAGTAACTTTAATTCCCTGGTCATCTATCATCACTCTTTCCGTCAACACCGCATATAATCCCACAAAACCGATGCTAATCCCTGCCCATAATAATTCTGGTGGTGTAGGTGCTTTGGTAACTTCCGCCAAAAAGGGTAAGGGGACTGTCAAGGCTACATATAGAGTTAACAGAGTAATTCTAATCAAGGGAGACAAGCGGAAAACAGAAGTTGAGGTATCGTTTGAGTTTGCTGTCACGGCTCGATTTTCATGCTTTTTCTTTCTTATTCTAAACAAAAACAATCCAAAATCCAAAATCCAAAATTGCATTACCCATTACCTATCTATTTCATCTTGATTTCATTTTGAGTTGGCATCTTGAGAGTTGAAAAGTATTGAGCTAATAAAAATGCTTATTTACTCTCCAGAACCAAGCTTTAGAAGCAGCTTACCAACATCACCGCTATATGCAACGGTGACAGAAGCATTAGGTAAAGTTCCCATTGTCCGGTTAAATCAAATTCACCCAAGCTGTCAACATCATCATCTCTATTTGAAACTAGAATCTTGTAATCCCGGTGGTAGTATTAAAGAAAAAAATGCAGCTTATCTTGTGGCTGAAGCCGAAAAACAAGGTTTATTGCTGCCAGGAGGTACAATTGTTGAATCTAGTTCTGGTAATTTTGGCATTGGGTTAGCAATTGTCGGTGCAACTAAGGGTTACAGGGTGATAATTGTCATTGATGCTAAAACCCCTGTCACCATGCGAAGAATGCTCACTGCTTATGGTGCAGAACTCGTCGAAGTTCCTTTGAGTGCTGCTGATGCTCAAGGTTCGATGCAGGTAGCAAGAATGGCAAAAGCTCAGGAATTAGCTGCAAATATTGCTGGTGCTTGGTATCCTTGTCAACATAAAAATCCTAGTAATACTGATGCCCATGCAATCTGGACTGCGCGGGAAATTGAAGCAGCTTTTGGTGGTGCGCCGGATGCTATAGTTATTGGAGTTAGCACAGCCGGACAATTAGGCGGTATCAGTCGCTACTTTAAAAAGTATTATCCCCAAACTAGAATTATTGGCGTAGATGTAGCAGGATCAGCGATTTTTGGTACACCCAGACACCCCTATAAGATGACTGGACTGGGTTTATCCTTCGTTCCCCCCAATTTTGATCCGCAAGTGTTAGACGCTGCTTATAGCGTTGATGATGCTTTGGCGTTTTCAGTTTGTCATGCTATGGCTAAACAAGAAGGAATGCTTTTAGGTGCTTCCACTGGTGCAATTGTGGCCGCAGCTTTAGCGGATGCCCAAAGATTTACTAAAACCCAAACTATGTTACTACTTAATCCTGACCGGGGCGATCGCTATTTAGAAACAGTTTACAATGTCGATTGGTTAAAAGAACAAAATATCAACATCCTGCAAAATTCACATCTCACCGAAGCAATTGCTAACCTGCTACCTGTACCCTTGGATATCGTCGGTAGGAGTTAAGAGTGAAACTGCAAGAACCACAATCTCAACCTGTTAGTTTAGGGACTTTATGGCGGGAGTTTCTGCCTTTATCCCTCAGTGATGTGACTATGGCCTGTGGTGATCCGATGATGACCACGACATTAGCTCATCTTCCTGATGCTCAAATTAACCTTGCGGCTGTAGGTATTGCCAAATCTTTGGCGATATTTTTTGAAAGTCCGATTATTATGATTCTGCACGCTGCTAATGCTTTGGCTGGTTCTCAAGATTCACGCAAAGCATTGTGGCGGTTTACATTATTAGTAGGTGGTGGACTGACTTTTTTGTTAAGTTTGTTGGGACTACCGATCATTTTTAATTTTGTGGGTGTGAGTCTGTTGGGTATACCCTCAGCCATGTTAGTTACAGTTAGTCAAGTATTATTACTAATGGGTGGTTGGCCGTTTGCGATCGCATGGCGGCGTTATTTTCAAGGATTATTAATTTATCATGGTCAGTCTCGCGCTGTTGCCAAAGCTAGTATTTTCAGGTTATTCACCTTAGCAATAGTCCTCACCGCCGGATTTTTATTACAAATATCTGGGGGTATACTTGCTGGATTTGCCCTTATAAGTGGGGTGATAGTGGAAGCCATCGCTGTAACAATTTTTGCTCATCGTAGTGGGGCAACTTTACCACCACAAATAGAACAACCTAATTTACCCCGCAATTTAGCACAGGTGTGGAAATTCTATTTACCCTTAGCTAATTCTATGATGGTTGTTTGGGGCGGAAGGGCGATATTAATTAGCATTCTTGCTCGTGCTGAAGATGCGACAATTGCTATTGCTGCTTGGTCTGCGGCTTGGGGGTTAGTTCTGGTAATTGCCAATTCTACCCGCATGGTACAGCAAATGGTGATTAAATATCGTCATCAAGTGAGCGATCGCCAACTATTGACTTTTGCTATCAGTGTTGGTGGTGCTTGTTCTAGCTTACTATTATTGATGAGTTTAACACCAATAGGCGATCGCATTGTTCAAAGTTTTATCGGTAATGATCTCACCCTCGCTAAAAGCATTAAACCAGTTCTTTTAATCTGTACAATTGTGCCATTATTTGTGGCTTTACAAAATGCAACTCAGGGTTTTTTGGTGAGTGAAAATCGTACAGGTCATGTAAATTTATCTACATGGTTAGGAACAGGAACTTTATTAATAATCGCCACTTATGCAATTAACAAAGGCATGAATGGGGCAATAGCCGCCGCTATTGCCATGATTACATCTATGTTAGTGGAAGTTACCTGTTTACGTTGGAAACGAGTGGCAAAATCAGCGTAAACTAGCCTGAGTATGGCTTGGTTGGTAAAATTATCCAATTTTTTAGGATTGGGGACAAATCAACTCATAATAATGCCTCCTGTCCCGCTAGGAATACATAATTCATAATTGAAAAACTCCTGCCTCTTACCTCTTGCTTTTTGCCACTGACAAGTGACAACCTATGGTAAATACTTTTGCACCACAGTCCAACCAGTTAGAGATACCCAAGCAAAACCGACAAATAAAACAATATTCAAACTAATGTGTAAAGGTCTAGCCCAAGGTTTTCCCAGACTAATTTGAGTTGCACTGAAAGCGGACACTAAAACCAAAGCTACCAC
This sequence is a window from Anabaena sphaerica FACHB-251. Protein-coding genes within it:
- a CDS encoding homocitrate synthase/isopropylmalate synthase family protein, with the protein product MIKILDSTLREGEQTPGVYFSPKTKLVIAQFLDLIGVDIIEVGNPAVHSEIALAIKQIAQAGLQAKIGAHSLCRIDNVQMALDCNVDFLGVFFSVSQKRLQQDYNICLETAIDKIVEVITYAKEQKPDLLIRYTPEDTVRSPIENVIEAATAAIKAGANIISIADTTGYTTPFHPHRSIYFYVKTLKEELENRGLYPQIEVHCHNDKGLALANALDAYRAGANIIDVAVMGLGERAGIVDLAELLINLIDMGEEEKNWQLNYLKDLYDFVSEHSHILIPPHQPVTGKNAFTHYAGVHVKAVTKNDRLYQSLNPEILGIKSSVALGMQSGCSAVELAMKQIGREDLAKNKEIVAKILQEIKEISKRGTPIHIEKELPEIIERCTIKQLMSKMISG
- a CDS encoding DUF6761 family protein encodes the protein MLQDTQTIRYYQRLTDAFVELWNRGYRMDDMRMYLDGYLAALRQSNAIEAYLIHRLEEEASRYLYDGSNFAVVQPEPERQHGYY
- a CDS encoding response regulator; amino-acid sequence: MGSVCIEIVEGNPHLRSLLGWHLQQLEYRVHQAASIYQAREVFLSHQPTLVILDADLQDGDGIEFCRWLHRQQQPLILMLSARNNEADIVAGLKAGADDYLSKPFGMQEFLARVEALIRRKRTPTAPAYLDYGTLQIDLVQRRVRFQGEFIDLTPQEFSLLYVLAQAGGIPLSRSELLRRAWPDAIDNPRTIDTHVLSLRKKVELDPRQPNLIQTIRNVGYRFNMEILNANVPQSQTKLAKERFTNPRSTLATQST
- a CDS encoding energy-coupling factor ABC transporter ATP-binding protein — translated: MLRLEQVNLFTRLKSQAQSNLPGYPILQDISFQVFPGDRITIVGSAGAGKTSLLRLINRLTEPSSGKIYLENQEYHQIPVIQLRQQVTLVQQESKLLGMTVGEALAYPLILRGLSKQQIQERVGYWQEQLQIPDLWLGRTEVQLSAGQRQLVAIARALVIQPKILLLDEPNSGLDPGKASRLMNILTQLTQTPTQTPATAILMINHQLDLAQKFSTRLLHLQQGQMLANHPAPEIDWDDLKTSLIAAEHQASEEWI
- a CDS encoding PLP-dependent cysteine synthase family protein translates to MLIYSPEPSFRSSLPTSPLYATVTEALGKVPIVRLNQIHPSCQHHHLYLKLESCNPGGSIKEKNAAYLVAEAEKQGLLLPGGTIVESSSGNFGIGLAIVGATKGYRVIIVIDAKTPVTMRRMLTAYGAELVEVPLSAADAQGSMQVARMAKAQELAANIAGAWYPCQHKNPSNTDAHAIWTAREIEAAFGGAPDAIVIGVSTAGQLGGISRYFKKYYPQTRIIGVDVAGSAIFGTPRHPYKMTGLGLSFVPPNFDPQVLDAAYSVDDALAFSVCHAMAKQEGMLLGASTGAIVAAALADAQRFTKTQTMLLLNPDRGDRYLETVYNVDWLKEQNINILQNSHLTEAIANLLPVPLDIVGRS